TGTTAAAATTATACAAACACTCCTAAAATGGATAATTTCTTATAGCTCATAGAGCCCACATTGCCTAACATAATACTTTTATTTCTTATGATTTACACAAATAATTCTAAAATGGATAATTTTTTTATAGCTCAGAGAGATCACATCGCCTAATATAATAGAATGAGTTtagaatatttatttatgatttattgacaAAAATAAtcatcatctatatatatatatatatatatatatctttcatcTCAGTCTACAGATGTAGATTACCGTAAATATAGGAAATGTGCAGTGAAGCGATCATGTGCAGAATGATGACTCCAAAAGGCCAACACACACCCCTGTAAACATCTTAGATTTGAACCGACTCCAACCTGTCATCCTTCTTGTCCACATGATCTTCTACCTTTCTTTATAGCGAATGACCGTCTTCCTTCGCAGCACTCCGATGATCTCCGGGGCATTTGTGCCAATCTGCATCAGTCGTTCAGAACGCAACCGCAGATGAGAGAGTCCACGAAACCAAGTAAAATCTTTGTTACTATGAATCCTTTTTCCCTCGCTTCCTTCGTTTGGTGGGTCTCTCTGGCTTCCTCCACAATCCACCCCAAAGAGAGGAATAGACTACGAGTCGAGAGGAAGAGTCCAAAAACCGACGACTTCCCCGCTGAAGATCCAGTTTTTATCCCTCGTTTCCAGCTTCTCGGTTCCACTGGGCCGAATTCAATTCCCTCCCTTGCTGAAATTGCCTATTGGTTGTTGTGATCTCCCCGGTTCCTTCTGTTTCGTCGATACGTTGCCTCCGCTGAGAAAGGTGGGATCTTTACTCATAATTTGAGATGGACAGCGGTGATTGGAAGGATTCTGTGGCGGCTCTCGGTGCGCTGTAagaggggagaagaagaggagagcagCTATGAGCttcaagagaggaggaggaggtcgcgGCGGCGGTGGGGGAGGAGGAGAGTTGTCGGCAAGGGGAATGGTGTCCATGACGTGGACCTTCTTGCTTTGCCTTGGAAGCTTTTGTGCTGGTCTACTCTTCATCAACAGGTACCAATTTTTCTGTTTGGTTCCTTCACTTTGGGCccttggcttcttagattctgtTTCCTTATAAAGAGAGAGCTTTGGTCTGGATTTCGACCAACAGAGCCTTGTTAGTGGTTTATGATCAGATCAGTATAATCTGATCGATTCGTTGTGATAGCTGGAATGCATGATTATTGTGCTATAGTTTTCCGATCAATATGCTTTATTGAGTACCACTTCTTgcatccgaattgattgactagaCTCACTAATCTGTTTTAGCTGCAGATCCACTTAAAGAAACAGTTGGTCTGATGCAAATTGGATAGTGATTTATAGGACAATATGGTGCTACAGAAAGTAGCTAAACTGAATTTTCTGATATCATCAGACATATCAAACTGGAATAGCTTGTTCTCAGTTTCTGTGGCTTCTGCAAAGTGGATAAATTACTGTGTTTTTCTTCATTAATTTAGTGTTGGTGATGAACAGATAGGCCTTTACAGTATGTGTTTTAGCGATATACTTAGACCAGCTTAGGGGTGTCATTACTGTGGCTAGTTGTAGTAATTCCCTTTTATAAGTTCTCAGCACCGTGCTGTGCATCAAGAAGTTGGGCTTTAGAGACTTCGGTGGTTCGATAGCATGATATACTTTTCTTTGAAAGTTTCTTTACTTTAGAGTAGCATCTACTCTTGAGCAAAATCATGGCATGCTACCTACTCATTTCAGTTTCCACTATAATAACCATGTGATGTGGTCATAATCCTGATCAATGGTGACAGTTGGACAATGCCTGAAGCAAAGGACATCATCAGGACAACGGGAACAGAAGATAATAAGCTGAATCTAGTTGCCAATAACTGCAATCCAAGAACAGTGAGTGTGTTAACCTTATACCATTTTTGAATAGTTATTTCAATTTATTCTCTAAAATGGCAATGTGGTTAGACATAAATGTTATTGCATTCTTTTGATATACGAAAATGTTGTTACATTCTGTTTCTACCTTAAACTATGAATTCATCAGCTTTGccaaaaaattaagattttgTCGGTGTCTCATTAGAGACTAATTGTTAGTTCATTTATTTTTCACTTTAGCTGGTATATTACTCGTTACatcatcctttttctttttctgttttcaTGTATTTCAGATTGACAAAAAACAAGAGGCCAAAGATATCCTCGGCAAAGTTTCAAACACACAGCAAGTTATACAGTAAGTCAGGGTATCGGTTTGTGTCATCAGAACTCTTTGGATATGAATCTAAATCATAATAGTAATAGCACATCTGATGATACCTGTGAGAATTTTTTAGTTACAATCTGCTCAGTAACAGAACCTTTTGTACAGGACACTTGATAAAACAATAGCGAACTTAGAAATGGAATTAGCAGCTGCCAGAGCCACACAGGAGTCACTAGTCAATGGTGCTCCATTGTCGGAGACTCTAAAGGCTACCGAATCTAGGGCACGAAGGAAGTATCTGATGGTTATAGGAATTAATACTGCATTTAGCAGTCGTCGGAGAAGAGATTCAGTTCGTGCAACTTGGATGCCTCAAGGTTTCATTGTCCACCTGCATTTGCATATTGTTTCATGATCAATTGCTTGGATCTAATTATCAAATTCTTATGTGTAATAATTAATAGGCGAAAAGAGAAAGAAGCTGGAGGAAGAGAAAGGTATTATTGTTCGGTTTGTCATCGGTCACAGGTGTGTACCTGCAACACTAGTTTCATCAGAAAACATGTTCTTGTAGATTCTTCCTTTTCCTTTCCATGTCCATCCATGTGTTGTCTCTTTATGTGTCTCTGTCTGTCAGTATGCTTAGTGAGCATGAGTAAACCACAATTTGCACCTTGCATTTGTGTGCTAGTATGTAAACATCTTACCCTGGAAAAATTATATTTATGCCAAAGATTGACTGCAAGTTACAACTCCATTTGGCTCTCAAGACATGCTCTACTAAGGTGTTGTGGTGAATTGCAGTTGATGCTTTAATTTGAAATGTAATTTCAAACTAGGCATGATGTGTTTTATAATATCATCAAGATGGGAGTATGATTGAAAGAAGTTTCGAAAATGGATGTGACTAGTTTagttttctcttttcttgttcTTATGATTTTAGTGTAAAAATCATCATTCTTAGCCTAGACTTCGGATCAAGTTATCTTGTTTGTGGTGTTTTACTCAAAATCCCTACTCACCTTGATTATTTCCTTTGTTATTGTTTTTTTTGTCCTGAAAGATGGTCAGTAAATAGAACAATATAAGAAAGTAAATTTCCAAAAAAGTAAATTCTCCAAATTTATCAGCTTGGGAGGAGAAATATATCTTCTATTTTTTTACTACTCGATTCCCCTCCTACAATTGAATGCACAGAGAGAACCAAAAGAGCATTGAGAACCTTTCTAGCTTTTTTTCAGCTTATTCTGACTTTGTTGCCTCTGCTGCTCAATAGATTTTCAATCTAACAGCCTTGAGATATTCTCACAGTGCTACATCTGGTGGAATTTTAGACAAGGCAATTGAAGCTGAACATGCAAAGAATGGGGACTTAATGAGACTGGTTGGATTCTTGAATTCTTTTTATCATAGAGCGATTTATTGCTATCATAATTAGATGTTATTTGGCCAGTCCAAGTTTTCCATTAACATACTTTTGTTTGGTTTCCACATGGTCAAACTTGTATTATTGATTCAATGATACATTTATTTACAGGATCATGTTGAAGGCTATCTTGAGTTATCGGCCAAAACTAAAATATATTTTGCAACTGCTGTTTCTATGTGGGATGCCGATTTCTACATCAAAGTAGATGATGATGTACATGTAAATATTGGTGGGTGAAGTAGCTATTCTCATTGCTTACATATGTCTTTGTCTAGCAAGATGAAATTTTAGCTCTACAagcatcttcttctttctcttaagATATATTATTTCGGTGTATATCATGTTCAGTTAGTAATTTACATAGCTTAAGTTTCTTGCACCCAAAATCAATCTTAATTGTAAAAAATTATAGCTTCTGCTATTTACCTTAGGAAATCTGATACTCcctagaaaaaagaaacaaacatATGACAGTCCACTCAGCCCTAGCTTTCACTTGTTCCTCTTTACTGGAACTACAGTCTCGCTTTGACTATATGTTTGTTTTCTTAATTGTCTAATGTTAATATGTTGAATTATCTGACTTCCAAAATTGTAGCAACTCTTGGTGAAACTCTGGCCAAGCACCGTTCGAAGCCTCGGGTATACATTGGATGTATGAAATCTGGTCCAGTCCTTGCTCAAAAGTAAGCATGTTTTTTTACATGACGGTATTTGTGATCGACAGGTGCCATTTAGTATGTCTCAGTGTCAAATGTTGTTAATGGACAGGGGAGTGAGATACCACGAACCTGAGTATTGGAAGTTCGGAGAAGAAGGAAATAAGTATTTCCGGCATGCTACTGGGCAGCTATATGCCATTTCAAAGGACTTGGCTACTTACATATCCATGAATCAGTAAGCTACAACTAGCATCCAATTTTTGCTACATGTTTACTGCATTGAACTCCATTTCTTCTAATGCTGTGAATGCTACAATCATTGTTGGAGCTATATTCTGAAAACTAATTTTACCGTAACCGACCTATGATGCAACTACTCTGGTTCTCTTAACATTAGGCATGTGCTTCACAAGTATGCAAATGAGGATGTTTCACTGGGATCATGGTTTATTGGACTAGATGTTGAACATATCGACGACCGCAGACTATGTTGTGGCACCCCTCCAGGTAAGATACAAATTCATCAAGACACTAGTTTTTCTTTATCAACAGTGATGCATGATCAATTAAATTTCCATCTTGGATTCTCCTGCATTGCTTGTAGTCACCAAAAGCTTCTTCACAAGTATCGCATGTATAAATAAAATCTACACCGTGTTTAGTTCTATGTCGAGGCAGTTAGATAAAGTATGTCTTAGAATTTCGGCACATAAAAATATATCGTTTTGTAAAATACTCTGAAAATCTTGGGTGCGGTGTTGGTTGCAGGCCTCAACTCATTTCCTTTTGAAAAGAACTTGATACAAAAAACAGGAAAACTAAGCTTTGGTTTTGATCGGAATTTAGATTCCTGACTTATTCATGGATGAGATGGGTTCTTCTTATAATAGCCAGTTTTACATTTATTGAACACATTGTGTTGCTCATAAAAAATATGCTCTAAACATGTtgaagaagaattaagagtttcaCTCAAAGAAGCATAATAGGAACACAATCGTACCTTTTCTGAGAAAATGTGGGATGTAGAGAAGTAAAAGAATTACAACAAAACATCAAGTCAAACTGTGGTTGACAGGAACCATTGGTTACTTGTACACATCATGATGTTTAATCGAGTTTTATGTGAACGGTACTTCATGCAGGCATAGATTCATAACCTATGTGTCAATGTATCAGTTGTAGTTCTTAAGCTCTTGCTCTGAGCAATTCTTTCGAGCTATAATATATGATAGACTAatgcaccggtgctacttgtatgcagacTGTGAGTGGAAAGCCCAGGCAGGCAACATCTGTGTTGCCTCGTTCGATTGGAGCTGCAGTGGCATCTGCAACTCAGCTGAAAGGATCAAGGAGGTTCACCGGCGGTGCGGGGAAGGCAAAAACGCTCTCTTGAATGCAGTCTTTTGAGAGAAGCATCCCTTTTGCTTGTTGACATGGTGGCGCGTTACGTTGCATCTATACAAACATGTTCTCATCGCGCAAGTATCAGAGTTTAAAGAGAATGATCCCCAGAACAGTGAGAAAGTGAGGAATACAGAAAGTGAAAGAGAGGAGAGGGAGTGGCAATTCTCCCCCGACATTCTTTAGAGGTTCTTGATGACcaatttttttgtatcttacaacTCATGTTAATGGGTTCAGGTGTAATAAGTGCTGGTCATCCTATAGATGACTTTTCCTTCTCTCTCCTGTTGTGCAGAGTGATAAGTGTTCCTTGTGGTTTACCTGTAAGGAAGTGTTTTCTTCTTATGGTCTGTGATCTATGATATTTAGTTCAACTTGGAGAAGTACATCCATTAGGATAAAGTTCAATTTTTGACAGTCACGTCCTTTTAGGACTAGCATCTCCTGATTAGTAGAAAGTAGGCTTGAGAATCCATTTTGACATTGATAATTGAACCAAAAAATGAAATTTTCGATAACACTAGGAGATGtgggaagaaaaaaaaggaggagaccatggaggaaggaggaggaaaagtACTAGACGATAGAAGACACAAAGGGTAGACAGGGCTTGCGAGTCACAAGCACTAAAAAGAATTGAAGGCATCTAAGACAGCGGTCCACGATGTATCGACCAATAAATATCATTCAGTATAAACTGGTCCgaacaaaattaaattttttgGGTTAAAGCTCATTGAATTCTCAGAAAATGGACTCTTGATAATTCTAACACTAAAAGCTGGGAATTAAACAGATAAAAGGATGAGAAACTAGCTTAATCAAGTAGATACTAGATTCATAAATGTAACAAAACAATCTACtcaaaagaaaacaacaaaatagaggtggtcagtgATACCAGAGTTGATTTGCTGCAAGATCAACCAGATAATCCAGACACCCTAGGATTAATGTGATGCATGTCAGCTCAAGTTCCATAGTGAAATGAGTGACTTTGCACATCAAATTTAACATCAAACAAAGCACGGTTCAACACCAACATAGCCAACAACAAAAAAATGTCATATGCCATGAAGTTGACATGAACTTGTGTGGAAGTAATAGTTATAATTCCAGAGTTGAAAGTAGCGAGATTGACAGCCCAGCTTTATGAGGCTACATCTAAAGAGCAGAAATTTAACCAATGTCAGAAATATGCACATTTGCGTTCATTATTTTATCTACAAGGATAGCACATGCCAGATCATCTTAAAAGCGACCAAATGTGTTCTCGCCACTATATGTCATGTAAAGAAAACCGTCTTCATCTTTGTGTTCTTCATAGATGGCAGACATCATTGCAGCTGCAATGGAAAATTATGGATGAATACAATGAAAAAAAGCAAAAACAAACAAACTGAATATGAAGTAGCTCATATGCCTGTAGGTGGTAATGTGTTCTTGACAAAAATAAAGATGGCCTTCTCTGCACTGAGCTTAATCCTCTTCCGAACAACATAAACAAATTGTCCAACTGTTAAATCTGCAGGAACTAGGTACCTATATAAAGCCATAAGACATGTTCAGAAATTGTAaagactaaaaataaaataagaaaatatgtCAACATTATGGGTTATATAATTTTAACTAAAAATGTAAAACATGGTGTATGCCACTCACAACAAATTTCCTAACTGCATATTCATGGTTAAACCACATGCTAAGGCCTGCTCCACTAAATCAAGTGGTCATGTGCATAGAAACTGTACAAAATTTTACAGGTTAAAATCTTCCTAATACTAGGTCAGACAGGAACAGTTTGTTTCTTCACCTCGGGAAAGGAAAATTCAACTTTAAAGTAATTATATAACCTCTACAATGTTTCCCATTCATCAACAAATTCTAAGAATAGGAAACCAGTAAAGTGAGGATATCTGGAATTCCTTTTTATATAACTTAACAAACAATGGTTCTTCCTCAAAAAAAGTTGTACACAGGTGTAGTAGATCACAGCACATACCTAATTGTATTACAGGAATTCCCAGAATTTAAGTCCacaaagttaaacatattttttccCCCAAAAGTCCACCTAATTAAACATTGATAATGAAGATAAAGCATGAAAAACATGTTTGACCctcaaaaaaagggaagaaaagaaaTACCACAACTACAAATGAGTCATACGGATCTAGTTAAGGACCATAAATTGAACAATATTTGTTTCTTTAAAGTTTAGATGACTAAAAATATAGTCACATAAAACAGACAGATCTTAAAAATGAAAAGATAAGTACTAACTTCTTCTTGTCAATGTCTGGTATATCACTCCTTTCAGCCTTCTCAACAATCACCTACATTAAATGACAATATCTATGAGAGGAATTAATAAAGTATCATTCTAAAATTACCACAAAAATGAAATTTTTACGGGAATTCTATCCGAGTACTTCTCTCTGATTCGTGCAGCCTCAGCCTGCCTTTTTTCTGAAATTAGAATGCAGAATCCATTTcaacatagaaatcaagaaacttGAGAAGCCAATCACACAAATATCAAGCAAGTCATAGGCAATATTAAGATAAAAATCAAAGCGGTAACAATTACAAGGTAAGTTCAAGTATAACCACAGGAGTAGACCataaaagtaagaactcacaaatATTGTGGATAACAGGAACTTCCGAGAGGCAAAGTCACATATTTCATCTGTAAATACTTGTCAATTAAAAATTTCAGTCATTCTCATATGCAAAGTCAAACTCATTGATCCATCAGCACACATGAGTGCAACTTTGTTATGTGTATCCATAAAGTTTCACATCATAACCTGCCACATTTCTATAAGTATCCTCCCATAATTGAATGCCACATGAACAAATAATCACTAAATTTGCCGCTCCAGACATGCTTCAGGTTCATGGCACTTCAATGTTAATATAAAGGGTTATGAACTTTTGTTAACCTGAAATGTTGGTGAGCATCCTAGATTCGAATCCATATGAAAGAAACATTTTAAGAATTTCATGTTCCTTTTGAAACTCAATTCCCTCTTCTCAGACAATCTCCTTTAATTAAAAGCATAAAATCAACCAAACGATCTCAAACCACAACCGTAATCTCCATAGAGTCATAAAAGATTACATGCTAAAGAAAACCTAGCAGcatagatataaaaaaaaaatcgaacTTTATTCCAAAATCCCATCCCTGACATAAAAAGACAACATTTTCTTCGAGAAATTGCGGGGCTTGGAAGCACAAACCGAGGGGGTGGTCGAGCTTGAACGAGCTGTTGGCCATCGAGAGTTCAGGATTCCTGCTGAAATTCCCAAGACCACGCAAATACCGTCACAACCACCGGTGGTTCCAATCCAAAACAATCAAATATCACAATCGAAAATTATACCGATCGATCGATGGATCGTGGGTGGAAGGATCGAGTTCGGACTCTAAACGATCGAGGAATCAATTGCGGCAACAGAATTCCTCGGCACCGGATTGGGAAAGAGGGGAACTCGGAGACGGGCAGGCGTTTCGGGAACCTAAGGAATTGGGGAAAGGTCAAATAATTGCTAGGGTTTTTATAGTAGAAAGAAGTTAAAAGACGTGGAGAAGGATTGGATTAAGCTGCACGGAAAACGAGAAAGGGACAGTTTGCCTGCTCGAACAAGCAAAGACCTTTGGACTCCAAAATAACTGCTAATTACGAATCAATTAAAGATATATTATTATATGTCCCTAACAGCTTTTTTGTTGATTTCTTAATTACTAATTAAAAATCAATTAAAGAATTAGTTATTT
The DNA window shown above is from Musa acuminata AAA Group cultivar baxijiao chromosome BXJ2-4, Cavendish_Baxijiao_AAA, whole genome shotgun sequence and carries:
- the LOC135610940 gene encoding probable beta-1,3-galactosyltransferase 2, with product MSFKRGGGGRGGGGGGGELSARGMVSMTWTFLLCLGSFCAGLLFINSWTMPEAKDIIRTTGTEDNKLNLVANNCNPRTIDKKQEAKDILGKVSNTQQVIQTLDKTIANLEMELAAARATQESLVNGAPLSETLKATESRARRKYLMVIGINTAFSSRRRRDSVRATWMPQGEKRKKLEEEKGIIVRFVIGHSATSGGILDKAIEAEHAKNGDLMRLDHVEGYLELSAKTKIYFATAVSMWDADFYIKVDDDVHVNIATLGETLAKHRSKPRVYIGCMKSGPVLAQKGVRYHEPEYWKFGEEGNKYFRHATGQLYAISKDLATYISMNQHVLHKYANEDVSLGSWFIGLDVEHIDDRRLCCGTPPDCEWKAQAGNICVASFDWSCSGICNSAERIKEVHRRCGEGKNALLNAVF
- the LOC103982885 gene encoding autophagy-related protein 8C-like codes for the protein MANSSFKLDHPLEKRQAEAARIREKYSDRIPVIVEKAERSDIPDIDKKKYLVPADLTVGQFVYVVRKRIKLSAEKAIFIFVKNTLPPTAAMMSAIYEEHKDEDGFLYMTYSGENTFGRF